A single window of Marinitoga litoralis DNA harbors:
- the rpsI gene encoding 30S ribosomal protein S9: protein MIDYYGTGRRKTSVARVHLRPGEGKVRVNKKEYESLTAYLNNNPVWSKHALEPLAVTGNEGKFDLVITVEGGGMNGQAGAIRLGIARALLNYDESLRPVLRKYGLLTRDPREVERKKYGLKKARRAPQFSKR from the coding sequence ATGATAGATTATTACGGAACAGGTAGAAGAAAAACTTCTGTTGCAAGAGTTCACTTAAGACCTGGTGAAGGTAAAGTAAGAGTTAATAAAAAAGAATATGAAAGCTTAACAGCATATTTAAATAATAATCCTGTTTGGTCAAAACACGCATTAGAACCTTTAGCAGTTACAGGTAATGAAGGAAAATTCGATTTAGTTATAACTGTTGAAGGCGGCGGAATGAACGGTCAAGCTGGAGCTATTAGATTAGGTATTGCTAGAGCTTTATTAAACTACGACGAAAGCTTAAGACCTGTATTAAGAAAATATGGATTATTAACAAGAGACCCAAGAGAAGTAGAAAGAAAGAAATACGGTTTAAAGAAAGCAAGAAGAGCTCCACAATTCTCAAAGAGATGA
- the rplM gene encoding 50S ribosomal protein L13 — protein sequence MASIMTQKSYLAKNEEVERKWYVVDATGMSLGRLASQVAKVLQGKHKPTYTPHVDTGDYVIVINAEKIVLTGKKLTQKKYYRHSGYPGGIKEQTAKEILEKYPERLIEKAVKGMLPKTTLGRHMFKKLKVYSGSNHPHEAQKPEKLEL from the coding sequence ATGGCTTCAATTATGACTCAAAAGAGTTATTTAGCAAAAAACGAAGAAGTTGAAAGAAAATGGTATGTAGTTGATGCTACAGGAATGTCATTAGGTAGATTAGCTTCACAAGTAGCTAAAGTTTTACAAGGAAAACACAAACCAACATATACACCACATGTTGATACAGGTGATTATGTAATTGTTATAAATGCTGAAAAAATAGTATTAACAGGTAAAAAATTAACCCAAAAGAAATATTATAGACATTCTGGTTATCCAGGTGGAATAAAAGAACAAACAGCTAAAGAAATTTTAGAAAAATATCCAGAAAGATTAATTGAAAAAGCTGTAAAGGGTATGCTTCCAAAAACAACATTAGGAAGACATATGTTTAAAAAATTAAAGGTTTATTCTGGTTCTAATCACCCTCATGAAGCGCAAAAACCAGAAAAGTTGGAATTATAA